A genomic region of Lolium rigidum isolate FL_2022 unplaced genomic scaffold, APGP_CSIRO_Lrig_0.1 contig_63809_1, whole genome shotgun sequence contains the following coding sequences:
- the LOC124681977 gene encoding chaperone protein ClpC2, chloroplastic: MAGTLVLHVALGTTFAGRTKKSHGTRRPTSMLAMSLNRPVRMAGFGGLRSAHSFTTMPSSNFRSTAASYRSSRRGRRSRFVTRAMFERFTEKAIKVIMLAQEEARRLGHNFVGTEQVLLGLVGEGTGIAAKVLKSMGINLKDARVEVEKIIGRGNGFVAVEIPFTPRAKRVLELSLEEARQLGHNYIGSEHLLLGLLREGEGVAARVLESLGADPSNIRTQVVRMIGETTEAVGAGVGGGSSGNKMPTLEEYGTNLTKLAEEGKLDPVVGREPQIERVIQILGRRTKNNPCLIGEPGVGKTAIAEGLAQRISTGDVPETIEGKKVITLDMGLLVAGTKYRGEFEERLKKLMEEIKQSDEIILFIDEVHTLIGAGAAEGAIDAANILKPALARGELQCIGATTLDEYRKHVEKDPALERRFQPVKVPEPSVDETIEILRGLRERYEIHHKLHYTDDSLIAAAKLSYQYISDRFLPDKAIDLIDEAGSRVRLRHAQVPEEARELDKELKQITKDKNEAVRGQDFEKAGELRDREMELKAQITALIDKSKEMIKAETASGETGPMVHESDIQHIVSSWTGIPVEKVSTDESDKLLKMEETLHKRVIGQDEAVKAISRSVRRARVGLKNPNRPIASFIFAGPTGVGKSELAKTLASYYFGSEEAMIRLDMSEFMERHTVSKLIGSPPGYVGYTEGGQLTEAVRRRPYSVVLFDEIEKAHPDVFNMMLQILEDGRLTDSKGRTVDFKNTLLIMTSNVGSSVIEKGGRKIGFDLETDEKDSSYGRIKSLVVEEMKQYFRPEFLNRLDEMIVFRQLTKLEVKEIADIMLQEVFTRLKLKEINLQVTEKFKERVVDEGYNPSYGARPLRRAIMRLLEDSLAEKILAGEVKEGDSAIVDVDSEGKVVVLNGQSGLPELPTPAVTV, from the exons ATGGCAGGGACCTTAGTCCTGCACGTTGCTCTTGGGACAACTTTCGCAGGCCGTACAAAGAAGTCTCATGGAACCAGGAGGCCTACCTCAATGCTTGCAATGTCCTTGAACCGTCCTGTAAGGATGGCAGGATTTGGTGGTCTGAGAtcagcacatagcttcacaaccaTGCCCTCCTCCAACTTCAGATCGACAGCTGCATCTTACAGATCCTCTAGACGGGGAAGACGTTCTCGTTTTGTAACCAGAGCCATGTTTGAGAGGTTTACCGAGAAAGCTATAAAGGTCATCATGCTTGCGCAAGAGGAAGCAAGGCGCCTAGGCCACAACTTTGTCGGAACCGAGCAAGTtctattgggtttggttggagaAGGAACTGGTATTGCCGCAAAGGTGCTCAAGTCCATGGGTATCAATCTTAAGGATGCCCGCGTGGAAGTGGAAAAGATCATTGGGAGGGGAAATGGTTTTGTCGCTGTCGAAATACCATTCACACCACGCGCAAAACGTGTTTTAGAGCTTTCATTGGAGGAAGCTCGCCAACTAG GACACAATTATATTGGGTCTGAGCACTTGCTTCTTGGACTTCTTCGTGAGGGTGAAGGTGTGGCAGCCCGTGTACTTGAGTCTCTTGGTGCTGACCCAAGCAATATTCGTACACAG GTTGTCCGAATGATTGGTGAAACAACAGAAGCTGTTGGTGCTGGAGTTGGCGGAGGAAGCAGTGGTAATAAGATGCCAACACTTGAGGAGTATGGAACTAATTTAACAAAATTAGCAGAGGAG GGAAAGCTAGATCCTGTTGTTGGAAGGGAACCACAGATTGAACGCGTCATACAAATTTTGGGAAGACGAACAAAGAACAATCCCTGCTTAATTGGAGAGCCCGGTGTTGGGAAGACAGCAATTGCAGAAGGGCTTGCTCAACGCATTTCTACTGGCGATGTGCCTGAGACAATAGAGGGGAAGAAG GTCATTACCCTTGATATGGGACTTCTTGTTGCTGGTACGAAATACCGTGGAGAATTTGAAGAACGGTTGAAGAAACTGATGGAAGAAATCAAGCAGAGCGATGAGATAATTCTCTTCATTGATGAGGTTCACACCCTCATAGGAGCAGGAGCTGCCGAAGGTGCTATAGATGCTGCTAATATCTTAAAGCCTGCATTAGCAAGAGGAGAATTACAG TGTATTGGAGCTACTACACTTGATGAATACAGGAAGCATGTTGAGAAAGATCCAGCATTAGAAAGGCGTTTCCAGCCAGTAAAGGTGCCAGAGCCTTCAGTTGATGAGACCATAGAAATTCTCAGAGGACTTCGGGAACGATATGAGATCCATCATAAACTCCATTACACTGATGATTCTTTGATTGCAGCTGCTAAGCTATCTTATCAATATATCAG TGATCGTTTCCTTCCAGATAAAGCTATTGACTTGATCGATGAAGCAGGTTCACGTGTAAGGCTTCGACATGCCCAG GTTCCTGAGGAAGCCAGAGAGCTCGACAAGGAGCTTAAGCAAATAACAAAGGATAAAAATGAAGCCGTCCGTGGCCAGGATTTTGAAAAG GCTGGAGAACTGCGAGATCGTGAAATGGAATTGAAGGCCCAGATAACAGCCCTGATTGACAAGAGCAAGGAGATGATCAAAGCAGAGACTGCATCAGGAGAGACTGGGCCGATGGTCCATGAATCAGATATCCAGCACATTGTATCATCATGGACTGGTATCCCAGTGGAGAAAGTCTCAACTGACGAATCCGATAAACTTCTTAAGATGGAAGAGACATTGCATAAGCGTGTCATTGGCCAAGATGAGGCTGTGAAAGCAATAAGTCGCTCTGTCCGCCGTGCTCGTGTCGGCCTCAAGAACCCCAACAGACCAATTGCGAGCTTCATTTTTGCAGGTCCAACTGGTGTTGGGAAATCAGAGCTTGCAAAGACTCTTGCATCGTATTACTTTGGCTCTGAAGAGGCCATGATCCGACTCGATATGAGTGAGTTCATGGAGAGACACACAGTGTCCAAGTTGATCGGTTCACCACCAGGCTATGTGGGATACACGGAGGGTGGCCAGTTGACGGAGGCAGTTCGACGCCGGCCTTACAGTGTTGTGCTTTTTGATGAGATTGAGAAGGCACATCCGGATGTGTTCAACATGATGCTCCAGATCCTAGAAGACGGAAGGTTAACTGACAGCAAGGGGAGGACAGTGGACTTCAAGAACACGCTTCTTATAATGACATCAAACGTGGGAAGCAGCGTCATTGAGAAGGGAGGGCGTAAGATTGGGTTTGACCTCGAGACTGACGAGAAGGACAGCAGCTACGGCAGGATCAAGAGCTTGGTCGTTGAGGAGATGAAGCAGTACTTCCGCCCTGAATTTCTCAATCGTCTTGACGAGATGATCGTTTTCAGGCAGCTGACCAAGCTGGAAGTCAAAGAGATCGCGGACATCATGCTACAGGAGGTCTTCACcaggctgaagctgaaggagattaaTCTGCAGGTCACTGAGAAGTTCAAGGAGCGGGTCGTTGACGAAGGGTACAACCCTAGCTATGGAGCACGGCCACTAAGGAGGGCGATCATGAGGCTGCTGGAGGACAGCCTCGCGGAGAAGATCTTGGCCGGGGAGGTCAAGGAAGGCGATTCTGCCATTGTTGACGTGGACTCTGAGGGGAAGGTGGTTGTGCTGAACGGCCAGAGCGGACTGCCTGAGCTTCCAACCCCGGCTGTCACTGTATAG